Below is a genomic region from Rhodothermales bacterium.
TGCTGTATTATCGGCGGGATGCGATACCGAGGGGCTTCATGACGTGAGAGTCGCCTCGTGCTTCATGGTCTGAGAGACGCAATGTATTGCGTCTTTACGGGGCTTCGAGTCGCGCTCCCCTCCGCCTATTCACTCTGCGTCTTCGCGCCTCAGCGCGCTTATATCTCCCGTTACCCATGCGACTATTCACCCCCATCCTCCTACTCGCCGGCATCCTCGCCGGCTGCGGTCCGGCCGCCGAACCGGCGCCCCCACCCACCGCATCCACCTCGTACGACGACTTGCTCGCGCTGCACACGGACTGGCGCGCCTTCCAACCCCCGGTGATAGTGGACGGGGTGCCCGACTATTCCCTCGCTGCCATGGCCGAGCAGCACCGCGCCCTCGCCGGCTACCAGGCACGCCTCGCCACCATCGACCCGTCTGGCTGGCCCGTCAACCAGCAGGTGGATTACCACATCGTGCGCGCCGAGATGAACGGGCTGGATTTCGACCATCGCATGCTGCGGCCCTGGGAGAACAACCCGGCGTTTTATACGATGCTGTTTCCCTCGCCCACCGACGTGCCGGCGCGCGAAGGCCCTGTCGTCCACGGCGCCATCGAACTCTCTACATATACCTTTCCGCTCGCTCCGGCCGATGCCGAGGTGGTGGCCGGCCGCGTGCAGACCATCGCGCCACTCCTGGATCAGGCACGCGCCCATTTGACGGGCGATCAGCGTGACCTCTGGGTGGCCGGTATTCGCACCATGGCCGGCCAGGCAGGGGACCTGGATGCCCTCGCCGAACGAGCCGCCGGAACGCCACTGGAGGGTGATGCCCGCGCCGCCGCAGAGGCCACGCGTGCCTTCGTCACCTGGCTGGAAGCCGAGGCGTCGGCGAAGACCGGGGCGTCCGGGGTTGGGGTGGAAAACTACGACTGGTTCCTGAAGAACGTGATGCTGGTGCCGTACACCTGGGCGGACCAGGTGGCGATGATGAAGCGCGAACTCGCCCGCGCCCATGCCGCCCTGAAGCTGGAAGAACACCGTAATCACCTTCTTCCCGAACTCGAACCCATCGAAGACGCGGCAGATTACGACCGCAATCTGAACGCGGCCGTCACCGAGTACATGGCGTTTCTGGAAGAGCAGGATGTCGTCACCATCAAGCCCTACATGGACGCCGCGCTACGGGCCAGGATCGGAACGTACAGCCCGCCGGTGAATGGCCGGCGCGAGTTCTTCGGCGAAGCCAACTACCGCGATGGCGTCGTCATGCGGACACATGGCTATCACTGGTTCGATCTCGCGCGGATGGTCGAGGAGCCGCACGAGAGTCCGATTCGCCGGGAACCGCTGCTTTACAATATCTTCGTCAGCCGCGCCGAGGGGATGGCGACGGGGATGGAGGAGATGATGATGCACGCAGGCCTGTTCGACAGCCGGCCGCGCGCCCGCGAACTGATTTATGTCCTCCTCGCCCAGCGCGCCGCTCGCGCCCTCGGTGATCTGTACATGCACGCCAATACCTTCACGATGGACGAGGCCATCCAGTACGCCTCCGAGTGGACGCCTCGTGGATGGCTTCCGACCGACGGGCAAACGGTCTGGTTCGAGCAACACCTCTACCTGCAACAGCCCATGTACGGGACGAGTTACCTGGTCGGCAAAATCCAGATCGAGGAGCTCATCGCCCGGATGGCGCGTCAGCAGGGGGACTCGTTTACGCTGAAGGGGTTCATGGACGCCGTCAATGAAGCGGGGATGATCCCGATGGCTTTGATTGCCTGGGAACTGACGGGCGACGATGAAGCCGTTGCGGGGTTGGTGGCGCCGTGAGGGGGCCACGAGGGTGTCCTTGCCGACCGGATAATCAAGGTGATGCCATGAAACTCAAGCCCTATTTTGAAGTCGGCCATCCGGTTCGTATGGCCATCGGTGGCGCCAGCACGGTGTTTTTTCTCTTCCTGGCGATGCTCCGACCGGAGATAAAATATCTGGCATTCCCCGTGGTTGTGATCGGCTTTGTCGGGTTACTGCGAGACTTGCAAAAGCGCGGGCAAATCGAGGCAAAAAATAGGCAGATCGAGAATTAACGAGCTCTTGCGTCCTTCTCTCATCCAAAACCTCCTCCTGATCGCCATGCTGGCCGCTAGCGCCGGCGTCGCCCGGGCGCAGCTCACGGGCCGTGTCGTCGACTCGGCCGGCGGGGCTCCGCTCGAGGACGTACACGTCTTCTTGGCCAACTCGGCCTACGGCGGTATCACGGGGCCGGAAGGCGCATTCACCCTGGCGGATATCCCGCCGGGAGCCTACCAACTCGTGGTGTCCATCCTCGGGTTTGTCCCCGAGACGCGTACGATCACCATCGAAGCTGGAGTCCCGCAGGAGGTATCCATTCGTCTTTCGAAGGCGATTTACACGGTCGGCGAGGTATCGGTGACGGCGGAGCGGGGTCGCCGGCGCACGCGCGATCTCGAGCGGTTCTACGCCCTGTTTCTGGGCCAGACGCCCAATCGGAATGGCTGTGAAATCCTGAATCCCGAGGTGATCGACATCGAAGACGCGGACGGCACGTTCACCGTATCCGCCGTCGCGCCGCTAACGATCGAAAATCGAGCGCTGGGGTACCGCCTGACCTACGTCCTCCGCGAGTTTAGCGCCCGAGTCAACGAACACCGTTATCTCGGTGAACCCTTTTTTGAGGACTTGACGCCGAACAACGACCGGGAGGAGCGCCGGTGGGAGAAAAACCGGCGCGAGACGTACTTCGGATCGATGGCGCATTTCCTGCGCGCCGCGGCCGGCGGGACGGCGGAAGCGGAAGGATTCCGGACGTTTTTGTTTGATCGTCCCTCCTGGCTGATGACGTATCTGGATTTTCGGAAAGCCACCCGCGAGGAGCGGGCGGAGGTCGATGTCGACTCGCTCATCCTTCCGGGGCGAGCTTCCTACGAACGGGTGCTGCGGTTGCCGGCGTACCTGCATGTCGTCTATCTGAATGAAACCATGCACGCGGCCTTCTACCAGGGTCGCAAGTTATACACCGGCATGCCCGAACCTCAGCTTTCAGTTCTGGAGCCGCTGCTGGACTATGTGCCGTTCAACGAGCAGGGCTTTCTGCAAGAGTCCTTCAGCGTAGCCCGGTACGGCTACTGGAGCTGGAAAAGCAGCGTTTGCGATATGCTGCCTCTGGGCTGGAAGCCCCTGTAGAACGCACGGGCTGCCGACGTTCAACAGGGGGCCTTGTAGCGGTGTCGCCGTTGTCTCATTCGGGATCGAGCATCTCCGTGATCCGCGCCTGCAGATCCTGCAGGTGGAGCCGGCGCATCGTATCGCCTCGGCGGTTGAGCGCCCGGTCTACTTCCGCCATCAGCGTCTCCAGTTCACCGCGGACATAGGCGCGAATATCCGACTGGCTGACATCGATATTAGTGAACCCGAAGGCGGCAGTTGACGCCGTGGTCGGCGGCGCCTCCTCGGTCATCAGGAACTCGAGGCGTTCCAGATAGCCGCGTTGCAGGTTACGACGGAAGGCGTCGATCGAGCCGGTCGTGCTCAGTTCGGAGAAAATGCCCGTGCGGAGGTCGGCGAAGAGTTCGGCCGGCGTGTACGTCCCGTCGCCCATCATCACCTCGGCCTCCATCATGCGCGCGAGCCGCTGTGGGTCGAGCAGGGTGTTGATGGCGCCTACCTGGTAGCGGCGGAGCCGGTCCATCGCGCCGACGCCTTCAATGCGCCGCAGCACGCTCTCGTCCAGCATCCACGACGGCGTCGCGAACACCTCGCGACCGAGCCATTCCATGGATTCGCGCTGGCGCGGCTCGGGCACCATCTCGTAGATCATCCCGTCCTGATCGTACGTCTTGAAGTCTTCGTGCCACCCGCCGACATTGGCCGCCACGTGGCCGACGTAGCGATTCCACTGGCCGGCGAGCTGGCCGTAGAGTTCATTCAGGTCTTCGTAATCCTTGGCCTCTTCTTGGGTCCATGATACCAGGTTTTCGAGAATGATCTTCAGGTTTGCGATACCGTAGTCGCTGGCCTTGACGGCATCGTCGCCCAGGTCCTCGTTCTGCGAGCGCGGGTCGATGCGCGGCCCTTGCCGGCCATAGAAGTACATCGGATCGCCGGCCCGCTCAACCACCCACTGGTTCAGGATGGGGCGCTCGGCGTCGGCCGAGGCCGCCTGGGGAAGGGGGGAGTACCCCCATTTAATCGCCCACTTGTCATACACCCCTATGTCCGGCATGAGGCTCGTGACCCCGTCGCCGGGTTGCGCGACGTAGTTGAACCTGGCGTAGTCCATAATCGATGGCGCGGTGCCCATGGCGTCGGTAAACGCCTTCGACCGGAGCGAGTCGACCGGGTACGCCGCGCTCGACCCCCAGTTATGCGGCAGGCCGATCGTGTGGCCTACCTCGTGGGCGGATACGAACCGGATGAGCCGGCCCATGACCTCGTCACGGAACCGGACGCTCCGCGCGTCCGGGTTGATGGCGGCTGTCTGGATGAAGTACCAGTTGCGCAGCAGGTTCATGACGTTGTGGTACCAGCCGATGTCGCTCTCCAGGATCTCGCCCGTGCGTGGGTCGTGGACGTGTGGGCCATAGGCGTTTTCGATCGGCGAGGAGAAGTAGCGGATGACCGAGTAGCGGACGTCCTCCGGGCTGAACTCCGGGTCCTCCTCCGGTGTCGGCGGGTCCTTCGCCATGATGGCGTTTTTGAAGCCGGCGGCCTCGAAGGCGCGGTTCCAGTCGTCCACGCCCTGCTTCAGATACGGCCGCCACTTGGCCGGCGTGGCGGGGTCGATGTAGTAGACGATGGGCTTGATGGGCTCCACGAGTTCACCGCGGGCATGGGCGGCAGGGTCCTTTGGCTCCAGACGCCAGCGCGTGATGAAGCACCGTTGTTCGGCCCGCTGTGCGTCGCGGCCGTAGTCGGTGAGGCGGACGCTGAAGAAGCCCACTCGTTTATCGCAGAGGCGCGGTTGCATCGGGTCCGCCGGCAGCAGGATCATCGACTGGTTCATCTCCAACGAGATCGAACTCGACGACCCGTTGGACGGCGGCTCGGCGGCGTCGTACGTGAGGACGTGGCGGACTTCCACGTTTTCGGGGTAGCTCCTCGCCGAATTGATGAAGGAGCGCGTCTTGTCGAGCCGGCGGACTTTGTACGTTTCGCGGCGCGATTTCTGGAGGCCGAGCACCGGCACATCGTCCGTATACAACGCGCTCACATCGATCACCACCGAGGAGGAGTCCGTGCCGAGCGCCTTGATGTCAAACGACTGGATGATGGCCTCGAAGTTCGAGTTGCGGACGGCCTGGTAGATGGGCTCGTTTTCGTCCGCCACGTTTTCGTAACTCACGATGCGGAGCAGCACCTTGTCTTCCATCCGTTCCCACCGGATCACCTGGTTGTTGGCCTGCTCGCCGCCGTAGCCAATCTCGTCGGCCGTCCGTGCGATCCGCGTCACGAGCAACAGCTCCCGCCCGAGCATCTCGTTCGGGATTTCGAAGAGCAGCGTCTGTCCTTCGCGGTGAACGGTGAACAGCCCCGGGTCGGACGTCATTTTCTCGGTGACGACTTCCTTGTAGGGCTTGATGGTGCTTTTGCTTTCGTCGGCCTTTTTGGCGGCTGAAGGACTTGACGGTGGTGTTGCCGGCTGCCCTCCGTGCGTGCTGGCGCAACCGCTCGTAAGCGCCACGCCGAGGACTGCCATCAGGGCCAGGTGCCTGAACGTAAACATGATGGTTATGCTGGCTAGTAGTATAGGATGCAGGTAAACTGGCGCTAATCTACGAAACCGTAGCCGGATGAAAAGGGCAAGTGCGCACTTCCCACCGTAACTTCGTTTTATCCTCTTTCCTTCATCCACTTCTCTTCCTCGATCATGACCCGTTGCGCCTGGGTAACCGACGATCCGATCTATCTTGCCTACCATGACCAGCAGTGGGGCGTACCCGTGTACGACGAACGCCATTTGTTTGAGATGTTGTTGCTGGAAGGCGCGCAGGCCGGGCTCAGCTGGATCACGGTGCTCAAACGCCGCGAGGGCTACCGCGCCGCGTACGACGGCTTCGACCCGGAGGTCATCGCCGGCTGGGACGATACTCGGATTGCCGTGTTGCTGGAGGATCCCCGCATCATCCGAAACCGGCTCAAGGTGGAGGGCGCTCGGAAAAACGCGCGCGCCTACCTGGAGGTCGTCCGGGAAGTCGGCAGTTTCTCGACATTTCTCTGGCAATTTGTCGACGGGAAGCCTGTCCGAAACCAGTGGAAAACGATCCGCGAAGCGCCGACATCCACCCCCGCGTCCGACGCCATGAGCAAGGCGCTCAAGAAACGCGGCTTCACCTTCGTCGGCTCGACCATCTGTTATGCCTTCATGCAGGCCGTGGGTATGGTGGACGACCACACGACGGACTGTTTTCGCTTTCGAACGCCCTGATCCTTACCAGACGTTGCGAGCGAACGATAAAAACCGTTAGATTGCCTGCCAGCAACCCACTCCGGCTATAGATTCTGCCCTCCGCTACGGCTTTCTCACGCTTTTTCTGCCCACCGTCATGTCACGCTCTCCCCTCTATCTTTTCCTGGCGTTTGCCCTGCTCGGCGCCTCCTGCTCCGGCCTCGATGCCTCCAAGTCGGCCAAGGAAACTCCACCTACCATTCAGTTACCCGCCGGCTTCTCGTACGACCATCTCTACTCGCCTTCCGACAACGAACAAGGCACCTGGGTGTCGCTGACGTTCGACGACAAGGGCCGGCTCATCGCCTCGGACCAGCACGGCGGTCTCTACCGGATCACGATGCCGCCGATCGGCGCGCCGGGGGAGACCGTCGTCGAGCCTATCGCCCTCGAAATTGGTAAAGCACACGGTCTTCTCTGGGCGTTTAATAGCCTCTATGTAGTCGTCAATACCGAAGAGGGCCTCGGCGGTTACAACAGCGGCTTGTACCGGGTGTTCGACACCGACAACGACGACACGCTGGACAAGATCGAGACGCTCCATACCTTCGAGGGCGCCGGCGAACACGGGCCACACTCCCTCGTTGTCGCGCCCGATGGCGAGACACTGTACCTGCTCGCCGGCAACCACACCGATGTGCCGGCCTTCGAGAACTCGCTACTCCCGGCCGTCTGGGAGGAAGATCAGCTGGTCCCGCGTATCGTCGACCCCCGCGGCCACGCCATCGACCGCATGGCGCCCGGCGGATGGGTCGCCCGGATGGACGAAAACGGCAAGGGCCTCGAGATCGTCAGCGCCGGCTTCCGCAACGCGTTCGACCTCGCGTTTAACCAGGACGACGAGTTGTTTGTATTTGATGCGGATATGGAGTGGGACCTCGGTATGCCCTGGTACCGCCCCATCCGCCTCAACCATGCGACCAGCGGCAGCGAATTCGGGTGGCGGACGGGTTCGGGCAAGTGGCCGGCGTATTACCCGGACAACCTGCCGGCCGTGGTCGACATCGGCCAGGGATCCCCGACTTCGGTCCTGATGGGCACCCCTCTCAAATTCCCCCAGCGGTATCAGCGCGGCATTTTTCTGTTTGATTGGAGCTTCGGTACCATCTACTGGGTCGATCTCATCGCGGACGGCAGCACGTATCGCGGCGAATTCGAGGAGTTCCTCTCCGGCGTTCCGCTCCCCGTCACCGACGGCGTGGCCGGCCCCGACGGGGCGTTTTACTTCGCCTCCGGGGGGCGCAATCTGGAGTCGCACCTGTATCGGGTGTATTACACGGGCGCCGAGTCGACCGATCCTGTCACCTTCAAGCAGCCGAGCCGGGAGCGCGATACTCGGAAGATGCTGGAAGCTTTCCACGGCCGGCGCGACGCCGAGGCCGTATCCACGGCCTGGTTTTACCTCAGCCACCCGGACCGCTTCATCCGCTACGCCGCCCGCGTCGCGATCGAACACCAGCCCGTGGATACCTGGAAAAACCGCGTGATGATCGACCCGGACCCCATTCGCCGGATCAACAGCGTGATCGCTCTGGCACACCAGGGCGATGCTTCGATGCGTGATGGCGCCATCGATGCGCTCTGGCGGGTCGATTACTCCGCGCTCACAGAAGCCCAGCAGCTCGATCTCATCCGCGCCTACGGGCTCGTGTTCATCCGTCTCGGCGCGCCGGAAGGGGTCTGGCGCCAGCGGGTGGTAGATCAGCTGGCGCCGGCGTATCCGGCCGACACCGAGTCCCTCAACCGCGAACTCAGCCGGATGCTGGCCTACCTGGGGGCGCCAGGCGTCAACGAGGCCACCCTCACCCTGCTTGAGTCCGCACGGGGTGGCCAGGGTGAAGTCCCCATCCTCTCGGAAGCGCTCACCGCGCGCAGCGAGCAGTATGGCAAGGCCATCGTCGAGATGCGCACAGCCATGCCCTCGGCCCAGGAAATCGCCTACGCGTACAACCTCAGCCA
It encodes:
- a CDS encoding DUF885 family protein; the protein is MRLFTPILLLAGILAGCGPAAEPAPPPTASTSYDDLLALHTDWRAFQPPVIVDGVPDYSLAAMAEQHRALAGYQARLATIDPSGWPVNQQVDYHIVRAEMNGLDFDHRMLRPWENNPAFYTMLFPSPTDVPAREGPVVHGAIELSTYTFPLAPADAEVVAGRVQTIAPLLDQARAHLTGDQRDLWVAGIRTMAGQAGDLDALAERAAGTPLEGDARAAAEATRAFVTWLEAEASAKTGASGVGVENYDWFLKNVMLVPYTWADQVAMMKRELARAHAALKLEEHRNHLLPELEPIEDAADYDRNLNAAVTEYMAFLEEQDVVTIKPYMDAALRARIGTYSPPVNGRREFFGEANYRDGVVMRTHGYHWFDLARMVEEPHESPIRREPLLYNIFVSRAEGMATGMEEMMMHAGLFDSRPRARELIYVLLAQRAARALGDLYMHANTFTMDEAIQYASEWTPRGWLPTDGQTVWFEQHLYLQQPMYGTSYLVGKIQIEELIARMARQQGDSFTLKGFMDAVNEAGMIPMALIAWELTGDDEAVAGLVAP
- a CDS encoding carboxypeptidase-like regulatory domain-containing protein, yielding MRPSLIQNLLLIAMLAASAGVARAQLTGRVVDSAGGAPLEDVHVFLANSAYGGITGPEGAFTLADIPPGAYQLVVSILGFVPETRTITIEAGVPQEVSIRLSKAIYTVGEVSVTAERGRRRTRDLERFYALFLGQTPNRNGCEILNPEVIDIEDADGTFTVSAVAPLTIENRALGYRLTYVLREFSARVNEHRYLGEPFFEDLTPNNDREERRWEKNRRETYFGSMAHFLRAAAGGTAEAEGFRTFLFDRPSWLMTYLDFRKATREERAEVDVDSLILPGRASYERVLRLPAYLHVVYLNETMHAAFYQGRKLYTGMPEPQLSVLEPLLDYVPFNEQGFLQESFSVARYGYWSWKSSVCDMLPLGWKPL
- a CDS encoding zinc-dependent metalloprotease translates to MFTFRHLALMAVLGVALTSGCASTHGGQPATPPSSPSAAKKADESKSTIKPYKEVVTEKMTSDPGLFTVHREGQTLLFEIPNEMLGRELLLVTRIARTADEIGYGGEQANNQVIRWERMEDKVLLRIVSYENVADENEPIYQAVRNSNFEAIIQSFDIKALGTDSSSVVIDVSALYTDDVPVLGLQKSRRETYKVRRLDKTRSFINSARSYPENVEVRHVLTYDAAEPPSNGSSSSISLEMNQSMILLPADPMQPRLCDKRVGFFSVRLTDYGRDAQRAEQRCFITRWRLEPKDPAAHARGELVEPIKPIVYYIDPATPAKWRPYLKQGVDDWNRAFEAAGFKNAIMAKDPPTPEEDPEFSPEDVRYSVIRYFSSPIENAYGPHVHDPRTGEILESDIGWYHNVMNLLRNWYFIQTAAINPDARSVRFRDEVMGRLIRFVSAHEVGHTIGLPHNWGSSAAYPVDSLRSKAFTDAMGTAPSIMDYARFNYVAQPGDGVTSLMPDIGVYDKWAIKWGYSPLPQAASADAERPILNQWVVERAGDPMYFYGRQGPRIDPRSQNEDLGDDAVKASDYGIANLKIILENLVSWTQEEAKDYEDLNELYGQLAGQWNRYVGHVAANVGGWHEDFKTYDQDGMIYEMVPEPRQRESMEWLGREVFATPSWMLDESVLRRIEGVGAMDRLRRYQVGAINTLLDPQRLARMMEAEVMMGDGTYTPAELFADLRTGIFSELSTTGSIDAFRRNLQRGYLERLEFLMTEEAPPTTASTAAFGFTNIDVSQSDIRAYVRGELETLMAEVDRALNRRGDTMRRLHLQDLQARITEMLDPE
- a CDS encoding DNA-3-methyladenine glycosylase I; its protein translation is MTRCAWVTDDPIYLAYHDQQWGVPVYDERHLFEMLLLEGAQAGLSWITVLKRREGYRAAYDGFDPEVIAGWDDTRIAVLLEDPRIIRNRLKVEGARKNARAYLEVVREVGSFSTFLWQFVDGKPVRNQWKTIREAPTSTPASDAMSKALKKRGFTFVGSTICYAFMQAVGMVDDHTTDCFRFRTP
- a CDS encoding c-type cytochrome, whose protein sequence is MSRSPLYLFLAFALLGASCSGLDASKSAKETPPTIQLPAGFSYDHLYSPSDNEQGTWVSLTFDDKGRLIASDQHGGLYRITMPPIGAPGETVVEPIALEIGKAHGLLWAFNSLYVVVNTEEGLGGYNSGLYRVFDTDNDDTLDKIETLHTFEGAGEHGPHSLVVAPDGETLYLLAGNHTDVPAFENSLLPAVWEEDQLVPRIVDPRGHAIDRMAPGGWVARMDENGKGLEIVSAGFRNAFDLAFNQDDELFVFDADMEWDLGMPWYRPIRLNHATSGSEFGWRTGSGKWPAYYPDNLPAVVDIGQGSPTSVLMGTPLKFPQRYQRGIFLFDWSFGTIYWVDLIADGSTYRGEFEEFLSGVPLPVTDGVAGPDGAFYFASGGRNLESHLYRVYYTGAESTDPVTFKQPSRERDTRKMLEAFHGRRDAEAVSTAWFYLSHPDRFIRYAARVAIEHQPVDTWKNRVMIDPDPIRRINSVIALAHQGDASMRDGAIDALWRVDYSALTEAQQLDLIRAYGLVFIRLGAPEGVWRQRVVDQLAPAYPADTESLNRELSRMLAYLGAPGVNEATLTLLESARGGQGEVPILSEALTARSEQYGKAIVEMRTAMPSAQEIAYAYNLSHSKETWSETQLRRYFQWFFEALQKNGGASYRPFLENVRANAIENLPESQLEAIADLVGEMSGQQGIDFAALPQPVGPGKNWNRGEVSRLLQERIDEGKEVRDIANGQRMFEASLCGACHTIQGQGGNIGPELSGVGNRFSRNDLVTAITLPSEAVSDQYASSVFTRKDGSQVMGRAVKREGGVVAVNVNPFDPTTVITLQESDIAGEEISKISPMPARLIDRLNEEEMLDLMVYLLAGGNAEHELYHPENASE